The following proteins are encoded in a genomic region of Nicotiana sylvestris chromosome 4, ASM39365v2, whole genome shotgun sequence:
- the LOC104214519 gene encoding probable helicase MAGATAMA 3 yields the protein MGSKGRLLFDLNEPPSEDDQNNDGVLCFQPQRAVPSSSTKTSEFLASSVDPPGIVNNHAFSHASSVSGFQPFVRLKGAEASRAPEEQKSAGASTSSGASLSKSSQEHVLKAVLQPDLNSLDMQTAEKEEGEWSDAEGSTDAYKNLGINDKLNTDVDKATHEKSAVEPVSNSDKVGSADNASQDNEKRNGEISNISSLELDPDTNDRKSNSSRNSETSNKADIAMDGQEDSGQVPKHREIRGAEAIHALKCANNFGKRPKIDQQKEAMLGKKRSRQTMFLDLEDVKQAGSIKSTTRRQNFPAPITRIVKESRTIPPPAEKNGEKHSQQLVKDIKPIESTNEGNYPMESNDSKSESSADVNLAPLGRPRRMNSSIDLTSEAQTSPMPRLSSSKHPTDLRQGRNSQVPGRKQPALTSQSSMDPKFGAKKPPSKKQPIVSSQSQDTSVERLIREVTNEKFWQHPDETELQCVPGHFESEEEYVKVFEPLLFEECRAQLYSTWEEMAESGTHVKVHVKNIERRERGWYDVILIPECEWKWSFKEGDVAVLSTPRPGSVRSRRSGTSTVGDEEQPEITGRVAGTVRRHIPIDTRDATGAILHFYVGDPFDTNSNIDSDHILRKLQPRGIWFLTVLGSLATTQREYVALHAFRRLNLQMQNAILQPSPEHFPKYEEQTPAMPDCFTPNFVDHLHRTFNGPQLGAIQWAATHTAAGTNGMTKRQDPWPFTLVQGPPGTGKTHTVWGMLNVIHLVQYQHYYTALLKKLAPESYKQNNESNSDNVATGSIDEVLLSMDQNLFRTLPKLCPKPRMLVCAPSNAATDELLARVLDRGFIDGEMKVYRPDVARVGVDSQTRAAQAVSVERRTEQLLMKSRDEVYGWMHQLRAREAQLSQQIAGLQRELTVAAAAGRSQGSVGVDPDVLMARDQNRDSLLQNLAAVVENRDKILVEMSRLLILESRFRGGNNFNMEEARASLEASFANEAEIVFTTVSSSGRKLFSRLTHGFDMVVIDEAAQASEVAVLPPLSLGAARCVLVGDPQQLPATVISKAAGTLMYSRSLFERFQQAGCPTMLLSVQYRMHPQIRDFPSRYFYQGRLTDSESVANLPDESYYKDPLLKPYIFYDITHGRESHRGGSVSYQNTHEAQFCLRLYEHLQKTCKSAGVGKVTVGIITPYKLQLKCLQREFADVLNSEEGKDIYINTVDAFQGQERDVIIMSCVRASNHGVGFVADIRRMNVALTRARRALWVMGNANALVKSEDWAALIADAKTRKCYMDMDSLPKEFLLPRSASHAPPPTKMANNRGYRSSLRHRIYDTHMESRSGTPSEDDEKPNALQVRNGSYRSSKPSQENSLDDFDQSADKFRDSWQYGIQRRQNTAGIGRRDL from the exons ATGGGTTCTAAAGGAAGGCTGTTGTTTGATCTTAATGAACCCCCTTCTGAGGATGACCAGAACAATGATGGTGTCCTCTGTTTCCAGCCTCAGAGAGCAGTCCCCTCTTCTAGTACCAAGACTTCTGAGTTTTTGGCATCCTCTGTTGATCCTCCGGGGATAGTAAACAATCATGCTTTTTCCCATGCTTCTTCTGTTTCAGGTTTTCAGCCCTTTGTACGGTTGAAAGGTGCAGAGGCATCTAGAGCTCCTGAGGAACAGAAGAGTGCTGGGGCCTCAACTTCCAGTGGTGCTTCATTGTCTAAATCAAGTCAGGAACATGTATTGAAGGCTGTGCTCCAGCCAGATCTGAACTCTCTCGATATGCAAACTGCTGAAAAGGAAGAAGGTGAATGGTCTGATGCAGAGGGTTCAACAGATGCATATAAAAATTTGGGGATCAATGATAAGTTGAATACTGATGTTGATAAAGCTACGCATGAGAAATCAGCAGTTGAGCCGGTGAGTAATAGTGATAAAGTTGGCTCTGCTGATAATGCTTCTCAGGATAATGAGAAACGGAATGGTGAAATTTCCAATATTTCTTCTTTAGAATTAGATCCAGATACAAATGATAGGAAAAGTAATAGTAGCAGAAATTCTGAAACCAGTAATAAAGCTGATATCGCCATGGATGGTCAGGAGGATTCTGGCCAGGTGCCAAAGCATAGAGAGATTAGAGGTGCAGAGGCAATTCATGCATTAAAGTGTGCTAACAATTTTGGTAAGCGCCCTAAGATTGACCAACAAAAGGAAGCAATGTTGGGAAAAAAGCGCAGTAGGCAGACCATGTTTCTTGATTTGGAAGACGTTAAGCAGGCAGGTTCAATAAAAAGTACTACTAGACGGCAAAATTTTCCAGCACCTATTACTCGTATTGTGAAAGAGTCTCGTACCATTCCTCCACCTGCTGAAAAGAATGGGGAAAAGCACAGTCAGCAACTTGTCAAAGAtataaaaccaattgaatcaactAATGAAGGCAACTATCCTATGGAATCTAATGATTCTAAATCTGAATCAAGTGCTGATGTGAACCTAGCACCTCTAGGTCGTCCAAGACGGATGAATAGTTCGATTGACCTCACATCTGAGGCTCAAACATCACCTATGCCTAGACTGAGTTCTTCGAAACATCCCACAGATCTGAGACAAGGTAGAAATTCACAGGTCCCTGGTAGGAAGCAGCCTGCTCTGACAAGTCAAAGTTCCATGGATCCAAAATTTGGAGCCAAAAAACCTCCGTCCAAGAAGCAACCTATAGTAAGTAGCCAGTCCCAAGATACATCTGTGGAACGTCTTATTCGGGAGGTGACGAACGAGAAGTTTTGGCAACATCCAG ATGAAACGGAGCTTCAGTGTGTTCCTGGTCACTTTGAATCTGAGGAAGAGTATGTTAAAGTGTTTGAACCTTTGCTCTTTGAGGAATGCCGGGCACAGCTGTACAGTACTTGGGAGGAGATGGCTGAATCAGGAACCCATGTGAAGGTCCATGTTAAAAACATTGAACGGCGAGAAAGAG GATGGTACGATGTAATCCTTATTCCAGAATGTGAGTGGAAGTGGTCATTCAAAGAGGGAGATGTTGCAGTTCTCTCAACTCCACGTCCTGGGTCAG TCCGATCACGGAGAAGCGGAACCTCAACAGTTGGGGATGAAGAGCAGCCTGAAATAACTGGTCGTGTGGCTGGTACCGTGAGACGACACATACCTATTGATACTCGAGATGCTACCGGGGCCATCCTGCACTTCTATGTTGGAGATCCGTTTGACACCAACAG CAATATTGATAGTGATCACATACTGCGGAAACTACAACCAAGAGGCATCTGGTTTCTGACTGTTCTGGGTTCTCTAGCAACGACCCAACGAGAGTATGTTGCTTTACATGCATTTCGGCGTCTTAATCTGCAG ATGCAAAATGCAATTCTTCAGCCAAGTCCGGAGCACTTCCCGAAATATGAAGAGCAGACACCTGCAATGCCCGACTGCTTTACGCCAAACTTTGTTGATCACTTGCACAGGACATTCAATGGCCCGCAGCTGGGAGCAATCCAATGGGCTGCAACACATACAGCTGCTGGAACTAATGGTATGACAAAGAGGCAAGATCCCTGGCCTTTTACTCTAGTTCAGGGGCCACCTGGTACAGGTAAAACACACACTGTGTGGGGAATGCTGAACGTCATCCATCTTGTTCAGTATCAGCACTATTACACAGCATTGCTCAAGAAACTTGCTCCTGAAAGCTATAAGCAGAATAATGAGAGTAACTCAGATAATGTTGCTACTGGATCCATTGATGAAGTCCTGCTAAGCATGGACCAGAATCTCTTCAGAACCCTCCCAAAGCTATGCCCAAAACCTAGAATGCTTGTCTGCGCTCCTTCAAATGCCGCAACCGACGAGCTTCTTGCACGTGTTCTTGATCGTGGATTCATCGATGGCGAGATGAAAGTTTATCGGCCTGATGTTGCACGAGTCGGGGTGGATTCCCAAACGCGTGCTGCCCAAGCAGTCTCTGTAGAGCGGAGAACTGAACAGCTTTTGATGAAGAGTCGTGATGAAGTTTATGGGTGGATGCACCAGTTGAGAGCTCGTGAAGCTCAGTTGTCTCAGCAGATAGCTGGCCTTCAAAGAGAACTAACAGTTGCTGCTGCTGCTGGTCGTTCACAGGGATCTGTCGGAGTTGACCCTGATGTTCTTATGGCTAGGGACCAAAACCGAGATTCTCTATTGCAGAACCTTGCGGCAGTGGTTGAGAATAGAGATAAAATATTGGTGGAAATGTCCCGCCTTCTGATTTTGGAAAGTAGGTTCCGTGGTGGTAACAATTTCAACATGGAGGAAGCTCGTGCTAGTCTGGAGGCTAGTTTTGCCAATGAAGCTGAAATTGTTTTCACTACTGTCTCAAGTAGTGGGAGGAAATTGTTCTCTCGTCTCACCCATGGTTTTGACATGGTAGTCATTGACGAAGCAGCCCAAGCCAGTGAAGTAGCAGTCCTTCCTCCTCTTTCTCTTGGTGCAGCACGGTGTGTTCTTGTTGGGGATCCGCAGCAGCTTCCTGCTACTGTTATCAGCAAAGCAGCCGGAACTTTGATGTACAGTAGAAGTCTCTTTGAGAGGTTTCAGCAAGCAGGCTGCCCAACTATGTTATTATCAGTGCAGTACAGGATGCATCCTCAAATTAGGGATTTTCCATCTAGGTACTTTTATCAAGGTCGCCTTACAGATAGTGAAAGTGTTGCTAATCTGCCTGATGAAAGTTATTACAAGGATCCTTTACTAAAGCCTTACATCTTTTATGACATTACACATGGTCGAGAATCACATAGAGGTGGATCTGTTTCATATCAGAATACCCACGAAGCGCAGTTCTGTCTTCGTTTGTATGAGCATCTTCAAAAAACTTGTAAATCTGCTGGTGTTGGGAAAGTTACTGTAGGTATAATCACTCCTTACAAGCTGCAACTTAAATGCCTTCAACGGGAATTCGCGGATGTTTTAAATTCTGAAGAAGGAAAAGACATCTACATAAATACTGTGGATGCTTTCCAGGGTCAAGAGCGTGATGTTATTATAATGTCATGTGTGCGTGCCTCAAACCATGGGGTAGGGTTTGTTGCAGATATACGGCGAATGAACGTTGCTCTTACTCGTGCAAGAAGAGCTCTTTGG GTAATGGGAAATGCCAATGCTCTGGTGAAATCAGAAGATTGGGCTGCATTGATTGCTGATGCCAAAACCAGAAAATGTTACATGGACATGGATTCTTTGCCTAAAGAGTTCTTGCTACCCAGGTCAGCTTCTCATGCTCCTCCACCGACCAAGATGGCTAATAATAGAGGTTACAGATCTTCCTTACGGCACAGAATATATGATACACACATGGAGTCCAGGTCAGGAACACCTTCAGAAGATGATGAAAAGCCAAATGCGTTACAGGTAAGAAATGGGAGTTATAGGTCTTCCAAGCCATCACAAGAGAACTCATTGGATGATTTTGATCAATCTGCTGATAAATTTAGAGATTCCTGGCAATATGGCATACAGAGGAGGCAAAATACAGCTGGAATTGGGAGAAGAGATCTGTAG
- the LOC138890122 gene encoding uncharacterized protein → MWHIWTNIRAKFKKGHLKLSELYFATTRSYTLDEFNERMSKIEENDPRVKAYLYDIGYHRWSRVRASTDYIYTVLDGVRRYIVCLENKRCSCGQFQLNELPCPYALAALRHMDESFEQYCSLYYTRKNLLRTYEIPVNSLPDESKWNVPQHISEEVVNPPTEGKRQPGRPQKERYKTYDEINSKKYKISCGNCEGEGHNKRSCKNAPKKK, encoded by the exons ATGtggcatatttggacaaatataaggGCAAAGTTCAAGAAGGGTCATCTAAAGTTAAGCGAATTGTACTTTGCCACGACACGATCATACACGcttgatgaatttaatgaaaggatgtcaaagattgaagagaaTGACCCGCGTGTTAAAGCATACTTATACGATATTGGCTACCATAGATGGTCTCGA gtgagggcttcaacagaCTACATCTATACAGTACTAGATGGTGTGAGGCGCTATATTGTTTGTCTTGAAAACAAGAGATGTAGTTGTGGGCAATTCCAGCTTAATGAACTTCCATGTCCATATGCTTTGGCTGCTTTAAGACACATGGATGAGTCTTTTGAACAATATTGTTCTCTTTATTATACAAGGAAGAACCTCTTGCGTACTTATGAAATACCAGTAAATTCCCTGCCTGATGAAAGCAAATGGAATGTGCCACAACATATATCTGAAGAAGTAGTAAATCCACCTACAGAAGGGAAAAGGCAGCCAGGAAGACctcaaaaagaaagatacaaaacatATGATGAAATAAATTCAAAGAAGTACAAGATTTCATGTGGCAACTGCGAAGGagaagggcataacaaaagatcttgcaagaatgcacccaaaaagaaataa